A genomic segment from Flavobacterium inviolabile encodes:
- a CDS encoding nucleotidyltransferase domain-containing protein has product MKTIIIEKLKEIEKANNIKILFACESGSRAWGFPSPDSDYDVRFVYVRNIEDYLSVREYKDQLSFPITDVLDVYGWDLKKVLMLMNKSNTTIFEWLQSPEIYFEEEGFREALWKVSQNFFSKRSNTLHYLGIAKSASATIETGNEIKIKKLFYILRPLLAAKWCLEKGTIAPMTIENLMKTITEVSVFERIMFLIKQKETAVEDFKVVIEEPLQVFINKEFEKASEAVKAFGKDVFQTEQLDTFFKEIIECYDNKRDKRDKRERTATV; this is encoded by the coding sequence ATGAAAACAATAATAATAGAAAAGTTAAAAGAAATAGAAAAAGCGAACAATATAAAAATACTGTTTGCCTGCGAATCCGGAAGCCGCGCATGGGGATTTCCATCACCGGACAGTGATTATGATGTTCGGTTTGTATATGTCCGGAATATAGAAGATTATCTGTCTGTAAGGGAATATAAAGATCAGCTTAGTTTTCCAATAACAGATGTACTGGATGTTTATGGATGGGATTTGAAAAAAGTTTTGATGTTAATGAATAAATCCAATACGACAATCTTTGAATGGTTGCAATCTCCCGAAATATATTTTGAAGAAGAAGGATTCAGGGAAGCTTTATGGAAAGTGTCACAGAATTTTTTCAGCAAAAGAAGCAATACCTTGCATTATCTGGGAATAGCAAAAAGCGCATCGGCAACAATAGAAACGGGCAATGAAATAAAAATCAAAAAACTGTTTTACATACTGCGTCCGCTATTAGCGGCAAAATGGTGTCTTGAAAAAGGAACAATAGCGCCAATGACAATAGAAAACCTGATGAAAACCATAACGGAAGTCAGTGTTTTTGAACGGATAATGTTTCTGATAAAGCAAAAGGAAACTGCCGTCGAAGATTTTAAAGTGGTTATAGAAGAACCGTTACAGGTATTTATAAATAAGGAATTTGAAAAAGCTTCGGAAGCGGTGAAAGCATTTGGAAAAGATGTTTTTCAAACAGAACAGCTGGATACTTTTTTTAAAGAAATAATAGAATGTTATGACAATAAAAGAGATAAAAGAGATAAAAGAGAAAGGACTGCTACTGTTTGA
- a CDS encoding helix-turn-helix transcriptional regulator, with amino-acid sequence MATNKLALIRYKTIDYCLKNRFRKWTLEDLIEKVSDALYEYEGITSGISKRTIQGDIQMMRSDRLGYNAPIIVTDKKFYTYEDPDFSITNSPINTADMEKMKEIVSVLKQLNSFSYFDEMSDMIAKLENNLHKSSDKTKNYIQFENNRQLKGIEHINPLYQAILNKTPLLITYRSFRAKASRKDMYHPYLLKEYRNRWFLIAKPKKGICLITLALDRIEEFHTSPGDIFIDYEGVDFDLYFDDTLGVTKTYKDRAQKVVLQFDRNMAPYVVTKPLHHSQQVLSDNEQGILIRIDVVLNFELEREILGFGESVKVLTPKHLVRQIQRRLGKAANLYETA; translated from the coding sequence ATGGCAACCAACAAACTGGCCTTAATCCGCTACAAAACCATCGACTATTGCTTAAAAAACCGGTTCCGAAAATGGACTCTGGAAGATTTGATCGAAAAGGTTTCCGATGCCTTATACGAATATGAAGGCATAACTTCCGGAATCAGCAAACGCACCATTCAGGGCGATATCCAGATGATGCGCAGTGACCGTCTGGGTTATAATGCCCCGATAATCGTAACCGACAAGAAGTTCTATACGTATGAAGATCCGGATTTCAGCATTACCAATTCTCCCATCAACACGGCAGACATGGAAAAGATGAAAGAGATCGTTAGTGTTTTAAAACAGTTAAACAGTTTCAGTTATTTTGATGAAATGAGTGATATGATTGCCAAACTGGAAAACAATCTCCACAAATCTTCCGATAAGACCAAGAATTATATACAGTTTGAAAACAACAGGCAGTTAAAAGGAATTGAACATATCAATCCGCTGTATCAGGCTATTTTAAATAAAACACCTTTATTAATAACATACCGTTCGTTCAGGGCAAAAGCATCCAGAAAAGACATGTATCATCCTTATTTATTAAAAGAATACCGGAACCGCTGGTTTTTAATTGCCAAGCCCAAAAAAGGGATTTGTCTTATTACGCTGGCATTAGACCGGATTGAAGAGTTCCACACTTCACCCGGGGATATTTTTATTGACTATGAAGGTGTCGATTTTGACCTTTATTTTGACGATACCTTAGGTGTGACAAAAACGTATAAAGACAGGGCTCAAAAAGTAGTTTTACAATTCGACAGGAATATGGCGCCCTATGTGGTAACCAAGCCGCTGCACCATTCCCAGCAGGTTCTCAGTGATAATGAACAGGGAATACTCATCCGGATCGATGTGGTTTTAAATTTTGAACTGGAGCGCGAAATTTTAGGATTCGGCGAATCCGTAAAAGTGCTAACCCCGAAACATTTAGTCCGGCAGATCCAACGCCGATTAGGAAAAGCCGCCAACCTTTACGAAACAGCATAA
- a CDS encoding glycosyltransferase family 2 protein, translating to MQLSVIILNYNVRYFLEQCVLSVQKALQHIDGEIVVVDNASPDNSCQMMRERFPDVTLIANKDNLGFPKGNNIGVAIAKGKYVCILNPDTVVAEDTFEKVLAFAEKQPDSGIIGCKLIDGTGNFLPECKRGVPTPWVAFTKIAGLYKIFPASKYFNKYYAQHIAENETGKVDILVGAFMVLERKLYLEVGGFDEDCFMYSDDIDLSYLVLKTGKSNYYFHDTTVIHYKGESTVKDGTYMKRFREAMQFFYKKHFRTSLFFDVFMRLGTFAFATFKKNQSKKTVRNIAEYALISTSESLKKKLEKQLQKKLSVHNDINENALFSQAVSDKKQIEILLDNTGVRFKEIIAFLEENKNKNFTFKIIPAGTSYAIGSNSSNDRGEIIEIV from the coding sequence ATGCAGTTATCGGTTATCATCCTTAATTATAATGTCCGTTATTTTTTAGAACAATGTGTTTTGAGTGTCCAAAAGGCATTGCAGCATATTGACGGTGAGATTGTTGTAGTCGATAATGCTTCACCGGATAACAGCTGTCAGATGATGCGGGAGCGTTTTCCCGACGTTACTTTAATCGCGAATAAAGACAATCTGGGTTTTCCGAAAGGGAATAATATTGGTGTTGCGATAGCCAAAGGAAAATACGTTTGTATTTTAAACCCGGATACGGTAGTGGCGGAAGATACTTTTGAAAAAGTACTGGCTTTTGCTGAAAAACAACCCGATTCCGGAATTATCGGCTGTAAGCTCATTGATGGAACCGGAAATTTTCTGCCGGAATGCAAACGGGGTGTGCCTACGCCCTGGGTCGCTTTTACCAAGATTGCCGGCTTGTATAAAATCTTTCCGGCATCAAAATACTTCAATAAATATTATGCCCAGCATATAGCGGAAAATGAAACCGGGAAAGTCGATATACTGGTAGGCGCTTTTATGGTTTTAGAAAGGAAGCTGTATCTGGAAGTGGGCGGATTTGACGAGGACTGTTTTATGTATTCGGATGATATTGACCTGTCTTATCTGGTTTTAAAGACCGGAAAATCCAATTATTACTTTCACGACACTACCGTTATACATTATAAAGGAGAAAGTACCGTAAAAGATGGTACCTATATGAAGCGTTTCCGGGAAGCGATGCAGTTCTTTTACAAAAAACACTTTAGAACGTCTCTTTTCTTTGATGTTTTTATGCGGCTGGGAACGTTTGCTTTTGCAACGTTTAAAAAAAACCAATCGAAAAAAACAGTCCGGAATATTGCAGAATACGCCTTGATTTCTACCAGTGAAAGCCTGAAAAAGAAATTGGAAAAGCAACTGCAAAAAAAGCTCTCCGTACATAATGATATTAATGAAAATGCGTTATTTTCGCAAGCGGTTAGCGATAAAAAGCAAATCGAGATACTATTGGATAATACCGGTGTCCGTTTTAAAGAGATTATTGCTTTTCTGGAAGAAAATAAAAATAAGAATTTCACTTTTAAAATCATTCCGGCAGGCACTTCTTATGCTATAGGAAGTAACAGTAGTAATGACAGAGGTGAGATAATAGAAATCGTGTAA
- a CDS encoding dihydrolipoamide acetyltransferase family protein, whose protein sequence is MAKFELKLPKMGESVAEATITNWLKKVGETIEADEAVLEIATDKVDSEVPSEVSGTLVEILFNVDDVVQVGQTIAIIETEGGAVEAPKQEAAPAAVAEIAKTVEAAVAVAAPADFSDSDKFFSPLVKNIAKEEGVSVAELEAINGTGKDGRVTKNDILEYVKNRGNQPVAAPAKAVEAPKAAPQPQAAAQKAVPVSVNGGDEIVEMDRMRKLISGYMVQSVQTSAHVQSFIEVDVTNIVKWRDKVKSAFEKREGEKLTFTPIFMEAVAKALKDFPGMNISVDGDYIIKKKNINLGMAAALPNGNLIVPVIKNADQLNLVGMAKAVNDLGNRAKAGKLKPDDTQGGTYTVTNVGTFGSVFGTPIINQPQVGILALGAIRKVPAVIETPEGDFIGIRQKMFLSHSYDHRVVDGALGGSFVKRVADYLEAWDINRDV, encoded by the coding sequence ATGGCAAAGTTTGAATTGAAATTACCCAAAATGGGGGAAAGTGTTGCGGAAGCAACGATAACCAACTGGTTGAAAAAAGTAGGAGAAACCATTGAAGCGGATGAAGCGGTTTTGGAAATTGCTACGGATAAAGTAGATAGTGAAGTACCTTCGGAAGTTTCCGGTACTTTGGTTGAAATTCTTTTCAATGTTGACGATGTAGTACAGGTTGGTCAGACGATTGCTATCATCGAAACTGAAGGTGGTGCTGTAGAAGCGCCAAAACAGGAAGCGGCTCCGGCTGCTGTTGCAGAAATTGCCAAAACAGTAGAAGCTGCCGTTGCGGTTGCTGCTCCGGCTGATTTTTCGGATTCTGATAAATTCTTCTCGCCATTAGTGAAAAATATCGCTAAAGAAGAAGGTGTTTCAGTAGCAGAATTAGAAGCGATCAACGGAACAGGAAAAGACGGACGCGTTACTAAAAATGATATTTTAGAGTATGTTAAAAATAGAGGAAACCAACCGGTAGCGGCTCCTGCAAAAGCAGTGGAAGCGCCTAAGGCGGCTCCTCAGCCACAAGCTGCAGCTCAAAAAGCGGTTCCGGTTTCGGTTAACGGCGGTGACGAGATTGTGGAAATGGACAGAATGCGTAAGCTGATTTCAGGTTATATGGTTCAGTCTGTTCAGACTTCGGCACACGTTCAGTCGTTTATTGAAGTGGATGTGACGAACATCGTAAAATGGAGAGATAAAGTTAAAAGTGCTTTTGAAAAGAGAGAAGGAGAGAAATTAACATTCACACCAATCTTTATGGAAGCAGTTGCCAAAGCTTTAAAAGATTTCCCGGGAATGAATATTTCTGTAGATGGTGACTATATCATTAAAAAGAAAAATATCAATTTAGGAATGGCTGCTGCATTACCAAACGGAAACCTTATTGTTCCGGTAATTAAAAATGCAGATCAGTTAAACCTTGTTGGAATGGCTAAGGCGGTTAACGATCTTGGAAACCGCGCTAAAGCCGGTAAATTAAAGCCGGACGATACTCAGGGTGGAACATATACGGTAACGAATGTGGGAACTTTTGGCAGTGTTTTCGGAACACCAATCATCAACCAGCCGCAGGTAGGTATCTTAGCTTTAGGAGCGATCAGAAAAGTACCGGCTGTTATTGAAACTCCTGAAGGTGACTTTATCGGAATCCGTCAGAAAATGTTCTTATCGCACAGTTATGACCACAGAGTTGTTGACGGTGCCTTAGGAGGAAGTTTCGTTAAACGCGTTGCAGATTATTTAGAAGCATGGGATATTAACAGAGATGTATAA